The Nocardioides humi genome includes a region encoding these proteins:
- a CDS encoding Trp biosynthesis-associated membrane protein, which yields MPDPRPADDGARRTFGPVVLVGLASSGFAAVAGHKEMLSIPEATLTAAGGIAPTAQERSVEFPLAGALALVALAAWGVLLVTRGVVRRAAAVLALAASAGIIAVVVVGGFVQDGDAAADLATRLGLDLAAVDVERSAWLWVALGCSLVALVAAGLAVRLVPAWPEMGSRYDAPSAAPAPRGTDHLDLWKSLDEGRDPTDD from the coding sequence CGGCCTCGCCAGCAGCGGCTTCGCCGCGGTCGCGGGGCACAAGGAGATGCTCTCGATCCCGGAGGCCACGCTCACCGCGGCGGGCGGGATCGCGCCCACTGCGCAGGAGCGGTCGGTGGAGTTCCCGCTCGCGGGCGCGCTGGCCCTGGTCGCCCTGGCCGCGTGGGGCGTCCTGCTCGTCACGCGCGGCGTCGTGCGCCGCGCCGCCGCCGTCCTGGCGCTCGCCGCGTCGGCCGGGATCATCGCCGTCGTCGTGGTCGGCGGCTTCGTCCAGGACGGCGACGCCGCGGCCGATCTCGCCACCCGGCTCGGCCTGGACCTCGCGGCGGTCGACGTCGAGCGCAGCGCCTGGCTGTGGGTGGCGCTGGGCTGCTCGCTCGTCGCCCTCGTCGCCGCCGGGCTGGCGGTGCGGCTGGTCCCCGCCTGGCCCGAGATGGGCAGCCGGTACGACGCCCCGAGTGCCGCCCCCGCCCCGCGCGGAACCGACCACCTGGACCTGTGGAAGTCCCTGGACGAGGGCCGCGACCCGACCGACGACTGA
- a CDS encoding HGxxPAAW family protein produces the protein MADNHGNTPAAWTAVLVSLVGFVVGAVGMSVSPLNWALFWVGTAVVVAGGVVFLVMAKMGLHESGH, from the coding sequence ATGGCCGACAACCACGGCAACACCCCCGCGGCCTGGACCGCCGTCCTGGTCTCGCTCGTCGGCTTCGTCGTGGGCGCCGTCGGGATGTCCGTCAGCCCGCTGAACTGGGCGCTGTTCTGGGTCGGGACCGCCGTGGTCGTCGCCGGCGGCGTGGTGTTCCTCGTCATGGCCAAGATGGGCCTCCACGAGTCCGGGCACTGA